In Streptomyces sp. P3, one DNA window encodes the following:
- a CDS encoding NADPH-dependent FMN reductase — protein sequence MASEPPATPMTLTTVVASTRPGRVGRSVADWFTARAAECEHFESHTVDLRELALPFFDEPHPPALRRYTRSHTLAWSRIVEASDAFVFVTPEYNGSFPAPLKNAWDYLVVEWQHKPAAFVGYGGVSAGTRAVQMGKQVVANLRMLPIGPTVSIPFIGERVEDGAFRPGKIHEAAAEQVLDELARTSRVMRRLRNGTY from the coding sequence ATGGCGTCCGAACCCCCCGCGACACCCATGACCCTCACCACCGTGGTGGCCAGCACGCGTCCCGGACGCGTGGGCAGGTCCGTCGCGGACTGGTTCACCGCCCGAGCCGCGGAGTGCGAGCACTTCGAGTCGCACACCGTCGACCTCCGGGAACTCGCCCTGCCCTTCTTCGACGAGCCGCATCCGCCCGCGCTGCGGCGGTACACCAGGAGCCACACCCTCGCCTGGAGCCGGATCGTCGAGGCGTCGGACGCGTTCGTCTTCGTCACCCCGGAGTACAACGGGAGCTTCCCGGCCCCGCTGAAGAACGCCTGGGACTACCTGGTCGTGGAGTGGCAGCACAAGCCGGCCGCGTTCGTCGGCTACGGAGGAGTGTCGGCGGGCACCCGGGCGGTGCAGATGGGCAAGCAGGTCGTGGCGAATCTCAGAATGCTGCCGATCGGTCCGACGGTGAGCATTCCCTTCATCGGCGAACGCGTCGAGGACGGTGCTTTCCGGCCCGGCAAGATCCACGAGGCGGCGGCCGAGCAGGTGCTCGACGAACTGGCGCGTACGTCACGTGTCATGCGGCGCCTGCGCAACGGGACGTACTGA
- a CDS encoding LacI family DNA-binding transcriptional regulator has translation MVTTKDIAERLGVSVSTVGRALADDARISEETKFRVRQVASEMGYVGNRAARMMRGASSNVVALVIPDIRNSFYSTIAHELSKNMEAEGYQLMLSETDDDRMVELRHLRELSATRVAGVIIVPTARPHNESVKLLRTLPHLQLLRRHPSLGSQWFGVDDHEALRRATAHLVALGHTDIAYLGGPEELPTGADRLRGFRTALRDGGLPDDARRTELGPPSSVDHGRRAVRRLLSGPDAPTALVLGSIQLTLGVLEELSERGPKVPGELSVVGFGDEPGFSWWGPGLTTIGMPIQEMATGCALWLMRRLKTGAGNDGPYTSVSPGSLILRGSTAPPGGSGPSGVARAAAGD, from the coding sequence GTGGTCACGACCAAGGACATCGCCGAGCGTCTCGGGGTCTCCGTCTCGACCGTCGGCCGGGCGCTCGCCGACGACGCGCGGATCAGCGAGGAGACCAAGTTCCGGGTACGGCAGGTCGCTTCGGAGATGGGGTACGTCGGCAACCGCGCGGCGCGGATGATGCGGGGCGCGTCCAGCAACGTGGTCGCGCTGGTGATCCCGGACATCCGCAACAGCTTCTACTCGACCATCGCCCACGAACTGTCCAAGAACATGGAGGCCGAGGGCTACCAGCTGATGCTCTCGGAGACCGACGACGACCGGATGGTGGAGCTGCGCCATCTGCGGGAGCTGTCCGCGACCCGCGTGGCCGGCGTCATCATCGTGCCCACCGCCCGCCCGCACAACGAGTCCGTCAAGCTGCTGCGCACCCTGCCGCACCTGCAACTGTTGCGCCGCCACCCCTCGCTCGGCTCCCAGTGGTTCGGCGTGGACGACCACGAGGCGCTGCGCCGGGCCACGGCCCACCTGGTGGCGTTGGGCCACACCGACATCGCCTACCTGGGCGGACCCGAGGAGCTGCCGACAGGCGCGGACCGTCTGCGCGGCTTCCGCACCGCCCTGCGGGACGGGGGGCTGCCGGACGACGCCCGGCGCACGGAGCTGGGGCCGCCGTCCTCCGTGGACCACGGGCGCCGGGCGGTGCGCCGGCTGCTGAGCGGACCCGACGCGCCCACCGCGCTCGTCCTCGGATCGATCCAGCTCACCCTGGGGGTCCTGGAGGAGTTGTCCGAGCGGGGACCGAAGGTGCCCGGCGAACTGTCCGTGGTCGGGTTCGGGGACGAGCCCGGCTTCTCCTGGTGGGGCCCCGGACTCACCACCATCGGCATGCCGATCCAGGAGATGGCCACCGGCTGCGCGCTGTGGCTGATGCGCCGGCTCAAGACGGGGGCGGGCAACGACGGCCCGTACACCTCGGTCTCGCCCGGATCCCTGATCCTGCGCGGCAGCACGGCGCCCCCCGGCGGCAGCGGCCCGTCCGGGGTCGCCCGAGCGGCGGCGGGCGACTGA
- a CDS encoding fumarylacetoacetate hydrolase family protein: MRIVRYAVDGVRHYGELEAGDMGIARCEGDPYTGLAPTGHVDNVGDVTVLSPLDRPRIFGFAYNYAAHVDETDHEIPDVPVCFMKPSTAVVGPGDAIVYPADGELIHFEGELVVVIGKEARHVKPSEAHEYILGYTCGNDVSDRIVQRRESAYGTLLIGKGQDTFAPLGPVIATGLDPARLSLTTRVNGAVVQSASTADLLLTVPDLVGYLSRHLTLLPGDAIMTGTPSGVGPIRPGDEVEVEIEGIGVLRNPVVAGTR, translated from the coding sequence GTGCGGATCGTCAGATACGCCGTCGACGGCGTGCGTCACTACGGGGAACTCGAAGCGGGCGACATGGGGATCGCGCGATGCGAAGGTGATCCCTATACCGGGCTGGCGCCCACGGGGCACGTCGACAACGTCGGTGATGTCACGGTTCTTTCGCCGCTCGACCGGCCCCGTATCTTCGGATTCGCCTACAACTACGCCGCGCACGTCGACGAGACCGACCACGAGATCCCGGACGTTCCCGTGTGTTTCATGAAGCCGAGCACCGCGGTCGTCGGTCCGGGAGATGCCATCGTCTATCCGGCGGATGGCGAACTGATTCATTTCGAGGGCGAGTTGGTTGTCGTCATCGGAAAGGAAGCCCGGCATGTGAAGCCTTCCGAGGCTCATGAATACATCCTCGGTTACACGTGCGGAAATGACGTCAGCGATCGCATCGTCCAGCGCAGGGAAAGCGCGTACGGGACGCTTCTCATCGGGAAGGGCCAGGACACGTTCGCACCCCTGGGGCCCGTCATCGCCACCGGGCTCGACCCCGCGAGGCTCTCCCTGACGACCCGGGTGAACGGCGCCGTCGTGCAGTCGGCGAGCACGGCCGACCTGCTGCTCACCGTCCCCGACCTCGTCGGCTATCTCAGCCGCCATCTGACGTTGCTCCCCGGGGACGCGATCATGACCGGCACGCCGTCCGGTGTGGGGCCGATCCGCCCCGGGGACGAGGTCGAGGTCGAGATCGAGGGAATCGGGGTCCTGCGCAACCCGGTCGTGGCCGGGACCCGCTGA
- a CDS encoding MFS transporter, which translates to MTHAAQVDTPAVSADGAREDNRAPISRAMIAVGFLLVVLSYMINAMDRQVFPPLLPDIRQEYGFSLEQGGLLATNFTLGMALAGLPAGYLLDRFRRKTVLLVSIVIYSLGTMATPLATGLADMTVYRVVSGFGEGMQSAAIFAAIGAFFTHRRGLAFGIIGVGYSVGVFIAPLIGVRLMSTHGTWHAPFYLFGAAGLLIAAASLFLVRAGLTEHRVEKAASSRTYEYMPASAYNRNTVALAIHSVVSGVAIYGFLGLYPTYLITSLHYTSEQAALAMSLLGFGGMTAVLGGWLGDRINQRNLLIASLLAVSAIAACIYETHAGVGLQCLFAFLMGAFGLGFIYPNSNSAMQRAVRPEQIGRASGLFVTSYYGTAAFSGLLFAALVDSFGWSGAGLLQVTLLPLVGVAALAFVRPAQFNNAVR; encoded by the coding sequence ATGACTCACGCAGCCCAAGTCGACACCCCTGCCGTGTCCGCCGACGGCGCCCGGGAAGACAACCGCGCGCCCATTTCCCGGGCCATGATCGCAGTGGGCTTCCTGCTGGTCGTCCTCTCCTACATGATCAACGCCATGGACCGCCAGGTCTTCCCGCCGCTGCTGCCCGACATTCGTCAGGAGTACGGCTTCTCGCTGGAACAGGGCGGGCTGCTGGCGACGAACTTCACGCTCGGCATGGCCCTGGCCGGCCTGCCCGCGGGCTACCTCCTGGACCGCTTCCGGCGCAAGACGGTGCTCCTGGTCAGCATCGTGATCTACTCCCTGGGCACGATGGCCACTCCGCTGGCGACCGGCCTCGCCGACATGACGGTGTACCGCGTCGTCTCGGGCTTCGGCGAGGGCATGCAGTCCGCGGCGATCTTCGCCGCGATCGGCGCCTTCTTCACCCACCGGCGGGGCCTGGCCTTCGGGATCATCGGGGTGGGTTACTCCGTCGGCGTGTTCATCGCCCCGCTCATCGGGGTGCGGCTCATGAGCACGCACGGCACCTGGCATGCGCCGTTCTACCTGTTCGGCGCGGCCGGTCTGCTGATCGCCGCCGCCTCCCTCTTCCTCGTCAGGGCCGGCCTGACCGAACACCGCGTCGAGAAAGCCGCCTCGAGCAGGACCTACGAGTACATGCCGGCCTCCGCCTACAACCGGAACACCGTCGCGCTGGCGATCCACTCGGTGGTCAGCGGCGTGGCCATCTACGGCTTCCTCGGCCTCTACCCGACGTACCTCATCACCTCGCTGCACTACACCTCCGAGCAGGCGGCGCTGGCGATGAGCCTGCTCGGATTCGGCGGGATGACGGCTGTTCTCGGCGGCTGGCTCGGCGACCGGATCAACCAGCGGAACCTGCTGATCGCAAGCCTGCTCGCCGTCTCGGCCATCGCCGCGTGCATCTACGAGACGCATGCCGGGGTCGGGCTGCAGTGCCTGTTCGCCTTCCTCATGGGCGCCTTCGGTCTGGGTTTCATCTATCCCAACAGCAACAGCGCGATGCAGCGGGCCGTCCGTCCTGAGCAGATCGGCCGCGCCTCCGGTCTCTTCGTCACCAGCTACTACGGGACGGCGGCCTTCTCGGGCCTGCTCTTCGCCGCCCTGGTGGACTCCTTCGGCTGGAGCGGAGCGGGGTTGCTGCAGGTGACACTGCTGCCCCTGGTGGGTGTCGCCGCCCTGGCCTTCGTCCGCCCCGCGCAGTTCAACAACGCGGTCCGCTAG
- a CDS encoding C-terminal binding protein has product MKPPSRPGTVLLTDYAWPDDAVERSVLEKAGHTLVTGPAEPASAEVIDDLVAEHRPAGILTCWAPVSATAVQTSPDLRIVARLGVGLDNIAVDRATERGVWVTNVPDYCVEEVSDHAVGMVLAWTRGLAVFDRDVRAGHWNPASAKLRRLSTLTCGVVGYGRIGRATARKLGAFGCRILAHDPYPPKDAPGVELVGLDELLRRSDAVILHVPLTPGTRHIIGTEQLALMKPGGLLVNVSRGGLVDTDAVVRALDAGQLDGAALDVLESEPHVPAGLLRQPGALITPHVAFSSDASVAELRRRAAEDVVRVLAGEAPAHACNSPRGLTTEPAGRR; this is encoded by the coding sequence ATGAAACCACCGAGCCGCCCCGGCACCGTGCTGCTCACCGACTACGCCTGGCCCGACGACGCCGTCGAGCGATCGGTTCTCGAAAAGGCCGGCCACACCCTCGTGACCGGACCCGCCGAACCCGCCTCCGCCGAAGTGATCGACGACCTGGTCGCCGAACACCGGCCCGCCGGCATCCTCACCTGCTGGGCGCCCGTCTCCGCCACCGCCGTCCAGACGTCGCCGGACCTGAGGATCGTCGCCAGACTCGGCGTCGGTCTCGACAACATCGCCGTGGACAGAGCCACCGAACGCGGCGTGTGGGTCACCAATGTGCCTGACTACTGCGTCGAGGAGGTCTCCGACCACGCGGTGGGCATGGTGCTGGCCTGGACCCGCGGCCTGGCCGTGTTCGACCGCGACGTCCGGGCCGGCCACTGGAACCCCGCGAGCGCCAAGCTGCGCCGACTGTCCACGCTGACCTGCGGCGTCGTCGGATACGGGCGCATTGGGCGCGCCACCGCCCGCAAACTCGGCGCGTTCGGCTGCCGTATCCTCGCGCACGACCCGTACCCGCCGAAAGACGCACCCGGAGTGGAACTGGTGGGCCTGGACGAGCTGCTGCGCCGCAGTGACGCGGTGATCCTCCACGTACCGCTCACCCCCGGCACCCGCCACATCATCGGCACCGAACAGCTGGCCCTGATGAAGCCGGGCGGCCTGCTGGTCAACGTCAGCCGGGGAGGTCTCGTCGACACCGACGCGGTCGTCAGGGCACTGGACGCCGGACAGCTGGACGGGGCCGCCCTCGACGTGTTGGAGAGCGAACCCCACGTCCCGGCCGGACTGCTCCGCCAGCCCGGAGCACTGATCACCCCGCACGTCGCGTTCTCCTCGGACGCCTCGGTCGCGGAACTGCGCCGCCGCGCCGCGGAGGACGTCGTACGCGTTCTGGCGGGCGAGGCACCCGCCCACGCCTGCAACAGTCCCCGCGGCCTGACGACCGAGCCGGCGGGACGGCGATGA
- a CDS encoding phosphotransferase family protein gives MSATGSAYPAPDSALTDFLIAHRLARPGETARWTPLAGGVSSDLWMVDLPGRSLCVKRALARLKVAADWQAPISRNAYEWAWMRFASRHRPDSVPGLLAHDAEAGLFAMAYLPPEHYPVWKARLLAGEVRPQTAAAVGELLGTLHARSAGDAGLAAEFATDDNFHALRIEPYLLATAAEHPDLSDVLERLADRTATTHLALVHGDVSPKNILVGPSGPVLLDAECAWYGDPAFDLAFCVNHLLLKSLVVQGRRAELLRSARVLAEAYARCVDWEDPAGLASRAASLLPALLLARVDGKSPVEYLTDDRHRDFVRTVASVLLRAPAHTVAEILDAWATALQT, from the coding sequence ATGAGCGCCACCGGCTCCGCGTATCCGGCTCCGGACTCCGCGCTGACCGACTTCCTGATCGCGCACCGGCTCGCCCGCCCCGGTGAGACCGCCCGCTGGACACCGCTGGCCGGGGGCGTCTCCTCCGACCTGTGGATGGTGGACCTCCCGGGACGCTCCCTCTGCGTCAAACGCGCGCTGGCCAGGCTCAAGGTCGCGGCCGACTGGCAGGCGCCCATCTCGCGCAACGCCTACGAATGGGCGTGGATGCGGTTCGCCTCCCGGCACCGGCCCGACAGCGTGCCCGGACTGCTGGCCCACGATGCCGAAGCCGGCCTCTTCGCGATGGCGTACCTGCCGCCCGAGCACTACCCGGTGTGGAAGGCGCGACTCCTGGCCGGAGAGGTGCGGCCGCAGACCGCGGCGGCCGTCGGGGAACTGCTCGGCACCCTGCACGCGAGGAGCGCGGGCGACGCCGGCCTTGCCGCGGAATTCGCCACCGACGACAACTTCCACGCGCTGCGGATCGAGCCGTACCTGCTGGCGACCGCCGCCGAGCACCCCGATCTGAGCGATGTCCTCGAGCGGCTCGCCGACCGCACGGCCACCACCCATCTGGCCCTGGTCCACGGCGACGTCAGCCCCAAGAACATCCTCGTCGGCCCGTCGGGACCCGTGCTGCTGGACGCCGAGTGCGCCTGGTACGGAGACCCTGCCTTCGACCTCGCCTTCTGCGTCAACCACCTGCTGCTCAAGAGCCTGGTCGTACAAGGGCGGCGCGCCGAACTGCTGCGGTCCGCCCGCGTGCTGGCCGAGGCGTACGCACGGTGCGTCGACTGGGAGGACCCGGCCGGCCTCGCGTCCCGAGCAGCCTCGCTGCTGCCGGCCCTGCTGCTCGCGCGCGTGGACGGCAAGTCCCCGGTGGAGTACCTCACCGACGACCGGCACCGGGACTTCGTCCGCACCGTGGCCTCGGTGCTGCTGCGGGCGCCCGCGCACACGGTGGCCGAGATCCTGGACGCCTGGGCCACGGCACTGCAGACCTAG
- a CDS encoding cupin domain-containing protein has product MRRVVTGHDANGRSVVISDGPIPRSREFTSLPGWVSRLPWATEPGEPVSRGGEDPTPRITSLLPAPGGTRFIVLTFPPDSAMADPSFDPVAFDQEQRADSPGIADLMEPDGMHTTPTVDYGLVLQGEIVLELDDGRCTRLSAGDVVIQNGTRHAWRNRSGEPVTMAFVLVGAHRDD; this is encoded by the coding sequence ATGCGCAGAGTCGTCACCGGCCACGACGCGAACGGCAGGTCGGTCGTCATCAGCGACGGACCGATCCCGCGCAGCCGCGAGTTCACCAGCCTTCCGGGCTGGGTGTCCCGCCTGCCCTGGGCCACCGAACCCGGCGAACCGGTCAGCCGCGGGGGCGAGGACCCCACGCCGAGGATCACCAGCCTGCTCCCGGCGCCCGGCGGCACCCGGTTCATCGTGCTGACCTTCCCGCCGGACAGCGCCATGGCCGATCCGTCGTTCGATCCCGTCGCCTTCGATCAGGAGCAGCGCGCCGACTCGCCGGGCATCGCGGACCTCATGGAGCCCGACGGCATGCACACGACGCCGACCGTCGACTACGGCCTCGTGCTGCAGGGCGAGATCGTCCTGGAACTGGACGACGGCCGGTGCACCCGGCTGTCGGCCGGTGACGTCGTGATCCAGAACGGCACCAGGCACGCGTGGCGCAACCGCAGCGGCGAACCGGTCACCATGGCCTTCGTCCTCGTCGGCGCGCACCGCGACGACTGA
- a CDS encoding CPCC family cysteine-rich protein, giving the protein MVTTRFVNDHGKAEDGPYPCPCCGFLTLEERDCFEICPVCFWEDDGQDDDDADRVRGGPNGRISLTEARKNFLALGASNERRTASVRAPLPNEYPTA; this is encoded by the coding sequence ATGGTGACCACACGGTTCGTCAACGACCACGGGAAGGCCGAGGACGGCCCGTACCCGTGCCCCTGCTGCGGCTTCCTGACGCTCGAGGAGCGCGACTGCTTCGAGATCTGCCCCGTGTGCTTCTGGGAGGACGACGGCCAGGACGACGACGATGCCGACCGCGTGCGAGGCGGCCCCAACGGCCGGATCAGCCTCACGGAAGCCCGAAAAAATTTCCTTGCTCTGGGAGCGAGCAACGAGCGACGCACCGCGTCGGTACGCGCTCCGCTGCCGAACGAATACCCCACGGCATGA
- a CDS encoding LacI family DNA-binding transcriptional regulator, with translation MPRVTSKDVAREAGVSQTTVSFVLNGRDEHGLSAETRRRVLETAERLGYVPSGAGRALRKGRSNVVLCVVPDLPVAEAMEQFKLALGRSLGEAGYTCVYLHHDGTTTPLAELWQHVQPAVVVAFGGLPATDAQSLLRAEIPLLEDVFTPGRAGLTGLSQEKVGRMQIEHLASRGHRHIGYAALDDPRERPFCPPRLEGATRACVDLGLPLPQVISMRYSRASAREAVTQWTQGANPVTAVAAFNDLIALAVLASCRTQHIDVPDDLALIGVDDLPVSSLAVPALTTIRMDLTVAAGNLTTSILSLAGAPAPAAPSAPGADDILAVVQRETT, from the coding sequence TTGCCGAGGGTCACCAGCAAGGACGTGGCGCGAGAGGCCGGGGTCTCACAGACCACCGTGAGCTTCGTGCTCAACGGGAGGGACGAGCACGGTCTCTCTGCGGAGACCCGTCGCCGCGTGCTGGAGACGGCGGAGCGTCTCGGTTACGTACCGTCGGGAGCCGGCCGTGCACTGCGCAAGGGCCGCAGCAACGTCGTGCTCTGCGTGGTGCCGGATCTCCCCGTCGCCGAGGCTATGGAGCAGTTCAAGCTGGCCCTCGGCCGATCGCTGGGCGAGGCGGGCTACACCTGTGTGTACCTGCACCACGACGGGACGACCACGCCCCTGGCCGAGCTCTGGCAACACGTCCAGCCGGCGGTGGTCGTCGCGTTCGGTGGTCTGCCGGCCACCGATGCGCAGTCACTGCTTCGGGCTGAAATCCCTTTGCTGGAGGATGTATTCACGCCGGGCCGTGCCGGCCTGACCGGGCTGAGCCAGGAAAAGGTCGGACGCATGCAGATCGAGCACCTCGCGTCACGCGGGCACCGGCACATCGGTTACGCCGCGCTGGACGATCCCCGGGAGCGCCCCTTCTGCCCGCCCCGCCTGGAAGGGGCTACCCGGGCCTGCGTCGACCTGGGTCTGCCGTTGCCGCAGGTCATCAGCATGCGCTATTCGCGGGCCAGTGCCCGGGAGGCCGTCACGCAGTGGACCCAGGGCGCCAACCCGGTCACAGCGGTCGCCGCCTTCAACGACCTGATCGCCCTCGCCGTCCTGGCGAGCTGCCGCACGCAGCACATCGACGTCCCGGACGACCTGGCCCTCATCGGCGTCGACGACCTCCCGGTCAGCTCACTTGCCGTCCCGGCCCTGACCACCATCCGGATGGACCTCACCGTGGCGGCCGGCAACCTCACCACAAGCATCCTCTCACTGGCCGGCGCTCCGGCCCCGGCAGCGCCGAGTGCGCCCGGCGCGGACGACATCCTCGCCGTCGTCCAGCGCGAAACGACGTAG
- a CDS encoding MFS transporter, translated as MDDTIPVSTDTTPGRRVASSADPVRLNRLLACVFPATTATYALFNAIGVILLPAQVARIAPDSKVGVLALLTTLAAVASMIALPTGGALSDRTRSRFGRRAPWLMVMACASAPLTIAMGLSESLVVLATLLTVLWFTMNFYGGALAAILPDRVPVARRGIASAVIGLGTPVGILLGVNLASRVSQVWAYTALGFVLLVTTLALVAGAREPSSLDLVTERPKDRGNAAAAVRVFFRAFGHRDFALAFASRFGLFLSYFTVSGYLFFAVQDYVGAENVPGGNVAVAVSTLSTVSFGTWIGVATLCGWLADKFDRRKLFIAISAVGLGLSQLIPIVSHSWGAMLAYSAVSGAALGTYFAVDLAVMSLVLPDKESEGRDFAILNVATGLPQLAAPAIAGALISLGGYGSLFIVGSACALVAGALAMCIRSIR; from the coding sequence ATGGACGACACGATCCCCGTCAGCACCGACACGACGCCCGGCCGCCGGGTCGCCTCCTCCGCCGACCCGGTCCGCCTTAACCGTCTGCTCGCCTGCGTATTCCCGGCGACCACCGCGACGTACGCCCTGTTCAACGCCATCGGGGTGATCCTCCTCCCCGCCCAGGTGGCGCGAATCGCGCCTGACTCCAAGGTCGGTGTCCTGGCGCTGCTGACCACGCTGGCCGCGGTGGCCTCGATGATCGCCCTCCCCACCGGAGGAGCGCTGTCGGACCGCACGCGGTCCCGGTTCGGACGACGCGCCCCCTGGCTGATGGTGATGGCCTGCGCCTCCGCGCCTCTGACGATCGCCATGGGCCTGAGCGAATCGCTGGTCGTCCTCGCGACCCTGCTCACGGTCCTGTGGTTCACCATGAACTTCTACGGAGGGGCGCTCGCGGCGATCCTGCCCGACCGCGTGCCCGTGGCCCGCCGTGGCATCGCCTCCGCGGTCATCGGCCTGGGCACGCCCGTGGGCATCCTCCTCGGCGTCAACCTGGCCAGCCGGGTCAGTCAGGTCTGGGCGTACACGGCTCTCGGGTTTGTGCTGCTCGTCACCACGCTCGCCCTCGTCGCCGGTGCGCGCGAACCGTCTTCGCTCGACCTGGTCACGGAAAGACCGAAGGACCGGGGCAACGCGGCCGCGGCTGTCCGGGTGTTCTTCCGCGCGTTCGGCCACCGCGACTTCGCGCTGGCCTTCGCCAGCCGGTTCGGCCTGTTCCTGTCGTACTTCACGGTCTCCGGTTACCTGTTCTTCGCCGTCCAGGACTACGTCGGCGCCGAGAACGTCCCCGGCGGCAATGTCGCCGTCGCGGTGAGCACCCTCTCGACGGTGTCGTTCGGCACCTGGATCGGCGTCGCCACGCTCTGCGGCTGGCTCGCCGACAAGTTCGACCGGCGCAAACTGTTCATCGCGATCAGCGCCGTCGGGCTGGGACTGTCCCAGCTCATACCGATCGTCAGCCACAGCTGGGGCGCGATGCTCGCCTACTCCGCGGTTTCTGGTGCCGCCCTGGGCACGTACTTCGCGGTCGACCTCGCCGTCATGTCGCTGGTCCTGCCGGACAAGGAGAGCGAAGGGCGCGACTTCGCCATCCTCAACGTCGCCACCGGTCTGCCCCAACTCGCCGCCCCGGCCATCGCCGGCGCGCTCATCAGCCTCGGCGGCTACGGCTCACTGTTCATCGTCGGCAGCGCGTGCGCCCTGGTCGCCGGTGCGCTGGCCATGTGCATCCGCTCGATCCGCTAG
- a CDS encoding alpha/beta fold hydrolase produces the protein MIMITTPARVALCYDTFGDPGHPPLLLIQGLGAHMLGWHAALCRQLADAGFHVVRFDNRDVGLSQKFPQGGYTVADLANDAAGLLTALDIPAAHIVGQSMGGMVAQQLALDHPTRVLSLALIYTAPSTDFIVGRDLVDERTQRPRARDEDEAIALYLDNEAACASPGFPQDTAWLRELGGRMYQRNYDPDGVVRQVEALDNSPDRTPHLHRITAPTTIMHGDGDRLIDPGASRAMHELIPDSTLTIHHGMGHELPRALWPQIVTQIRDNTARTQIRDNTARGSA, from the coding sequence ATGATCATGATCACCACGCCCGCACGGGTGGCGCTCTGCTACGACACCTTCGGCGATCCCGGCCACCCCCCGCTGCTGCTGATCCAGGGCCTCGGGGCCCACATGCTCGGCTGGCACGCCGCTCTGTGCCGCCAACTCGCCGACGCGGGCTTCCATGTCGTCCGCTTCGACAACCGGGACGTCGGCCTCTCGCAGAAGTTCCCGCAGGGCGGCTACACCGTGGCCGACTTGGCGAACGATGCGGCGGGCCTCCTCACCGCTCTCGACATCCCCGCGGCGCACATCGTGGGCCAGTCGATGGGCGGCATGGTCGCCCAGCAGCTCGCCCTCGACCACCCCACCCGGGTGCTGAGCCTCGCCCTGATCTACACAGCGCCCAGCACCGACTTCATCGTCGGCCGCGACCTGGTCGACGAGCGCACCCAGCGCCCCCGGGCCCGCGACGAGGACGAGGCGATCGCGCTCTACCTCGACAACGAAGCGGCCTGCGCCTCACCCGGATTCCCCCAGGACACGGCCTGGCTCCGCGAGCTCGGCGGTCGGATGTATCAGCGGAACTACGACCCCGACGGCGTGGTCCGCCAGGTGGAGGCACTCGACAACTCCCCCGACCGCACGCCCCACCTGCACCGCATCACGGCACCCACCACGATCATGCACGGCGACGGCGACCGCCTGATCGATCCCGGCGCGTCCCGGGCCATGCACGAGCTGATCCCGGATTCGACGCTGACCATCCATCACGGGATGGGCCACGAGCTTCCCCGAGCGCTCTGGCCGCAGATCGTCACCCAGATCCGGGACAACACCGCACGCACCCAGATCCGGGACAACACCGCACGAGGGAGCGCGTGA